From the Salarias fasciatus chromosome 5, fSalaFa1.1, whole genome shotgun sequence genome, the window TGAACAGATTAAACCAAGTAAATCATAAAATAGTAGTGctttcagttttaatcgcattgatcgcaatttaatcgcactgatcgcaattaatcgtgattaattcatggagaactgtcagcaattaacttttttaaagttgagattaattgcaatgaagaatctaatcctcataaatcagtcccaatgtcaggaaaaaacactattattatcctctagttcttttctttgacccaattggcagacctcaatggattaatcgcgattaaaattgacagcactataAAATAGTcaactttttaaattttctcAGCAGTTATATATAGCTAAACAGTCAGAACTATAGTGCCAATAAAACTAGCTGGTCTCACCTGGGCACTCTGCACTTGTGGGGACTGAATGACTGATGACTGTGCAGACTGGATCACCCCTTGAACCTGAAACTGACCCCCCGGCAGTTGTACAACCGCAACAGAAGAACCTCCAAGTGACAtctaaaaagttaaaaatcaatattaaaTTGACAAAGTACTGTTTATTAAGCATTAAAACACAATTCAGGTTCTGTCAACatgaaaagaacaacaaaattcTGATATTATTGAAAGCAAATTGAtacaacaagaacaagaaataCACTTATACACATTTAGACTGTCCCTGTCTTGTGTATTTAAAAGAATACTATGTAGTGTTCAGTGTTCCTTGTGAAcaaaaaattgaataaaaattaaattcatgtttcatttattcCTGAAACGTTGACATCAAAGCCATTTTATCACTGCTCCTCATGCTCTGGTTACTTTGGAAAACCAACactgatatttcattttcaattgTACAATATTATACTTAATCAGATTGAACATAATTAGGATCATAGTAATGTACATGTGATTTCATTCATACTGCAATGTGCAATGACGTGTGTCGTTTTGAGTTCATACGAGGTGAAAGCAGTGGCCTACTCAGATGCTTTGTCCTGGAATGTCAGGTCACCTAGTGACATATACCgaaaatacaaattaaataaaattgtaaGTTAACTGGTACTTGAACAAAATCAACAAGAACATTTTTTGTCTGAGGATTGCATATAACATTATGTAGCTGTACTGACAGGTCAACTGGAGACTTGTGTTTTTTAGTATGTAATTATGTAAGCACTACTCTGATAAAGATTTTCGTGGTACTGAGAAATCAGGGTTTCTGTTGGGCTATCTGAGAACAGAGTGCATGGTAGTAGAAACAGCCGGTGACTCAgtggcctgtttttttttccatagtaACAGAAGAAACAATTCAActccatcttttattttttcacagcGTTTAACAACCTGTGGCCGCATTATCAACTCCGCTGTGGCCTCCCGATTATTTATTATCAATAACCACTGATGGCGATCACTGTCAAACATGAACGCCATTAAATCACAGATTATTCAAGCGAACAACTGTTTCTTCAAAAGTCTAAAACGGACATGGCAACGAAGAGGCAACTTCCTCTTTGGTTCAGCCGCATTAGCCAACACAACTAACGTTAACGTGTAATTACGAAACACTGCTCGGCAAACAGTGAATTCTGTTTCATTTCTGTCGGTTATCGTTTTAAGTGCGACATTTAAACAGTGCGCGGCTACTTGTTGCAAAACGAGTCGATCAGAAGTTGGAACGAAAAACGCTCCGTTCGAATTCGAACGCTGGTTAAAGGTTCAGTAAAACTGGAGGCGAAACCCCGTTTAAAACGCGAAAAAACCCTCCGTTTCTGAGCCGCGCGCGAGACAAGTTTCGTTTCACCGATTCACGGGACGGACGAGCTTTTGTCTCAATGAGCAAATATGTGCAACTCTGTCACTGGCACGCAAGTTACCGCGTCAATAGACGTCAGCGATACGGGGAGCCATTAAGCTAACTACACCTTCCCTTTTCGTAAAGCGGCGAGGAGTTGACGGAGCAGGAGCTGCCGCCGCCATTACCGCCACAGCGGAGCGGACGGGCGGACGGGCGCAAAATTAACGCTGGCCTCAGCCATTATTTACCTTTCCAAACGCCGCGCAAGTGCTCCCGTTCACAGCGTGGACTTCGTGCAACTCGTGTATGAACTTTCAGTCGGGGAGCGGCCAGAGAAAAGTTACTTAGCAgcagtggctaacagctaaaaacacaaagatgtcagtttaaaaaaaaaaagagctgaccGCTTTTTCTCCAAAGGAAATGGGCGGAGCTTATATTGAACAGCTCATGACGCAACCGGGCTATTACGCGTTCTGATTGGTGGGAAAAgtttgataaaagaaaaaagaacttcACTTTCCTGGACTGTTTATTTCCAAACCTTGATTGTTTGGAATCATTTGCTGTTCCTGTGGTCTGTGTTGTGTACAGTGCACTGTTCTGTGTTAACAGTAAGTCAATAAATATGCAGAGACCTGAAATGATTAAATGCCTTTGTTTATTCTGTATTACTCATACATAAAGTATAAAACAAAgtacaacaaacaaaaatagaaaataagtgaaaaaaaaaattggactGGGTGTACCACctagatttttatttatttttaaccatGTGAGTTAAAATGCCTTCTGAGCATCAGATATTTATCAGTGGGCCACACCCTCTCAGAGTTAGATTACTTTTcaacaaataattaaaacacaACATACTAAAAGTGCATACGCAAAATAATGACAGAACTCAAGAGAAATGAATAGTTGTAAGAACACTACTGGTTAAATTTGATCAGTCCTGTTTTAATTGTTACAAAAATGTATACGCCTCGTGTTTATTTGTCCAGACTGTGCAAGCTTTGAAATTAAATTGCACTGTCGTTGGGATTGCATAGTGTGTAAGAGttttgacagagaaaaagagtGGAAACCAGAGGAAGCCCTTGTAGACTTCCAAGCAAAGCAGGCAGATGGCAGATGGACACCGGTTGCCAGTCCCCCCGTCTTTATGCTTGTTCGCTTTGCAGTAAATACAAGGAGATTCATTCTGACAAGTGCCTACATTTTACGGGTACTATTCACAGATTGCACCAAGGGACCGCCCGGTCCTTCCCTGTGTTATGAGTTTTGTTCCCTGAATATACAGTTTCTTACATATTTATCTCACCTGCTTCTGCCTTGAGATGAGCTGTGTCACAAGCCAATTTCCTCCTGTGCTCGGCTGAGTCATGCAAACATTCTGCTGCAAATGTAGGATGCAATGTTAAAGCTAAGATGAAGAGCTATTGGTATTCTTTCAGTGTGGAATAGACACTGGGAAAAAACCCAAATATCAATCTGAGTGATCTGTCAAATTAATCCCACTTCTAATGTAACATTAAAAGTGAGAATTTTAAGTCCACACAGCAGTTATCTACTGTAAGTACCAGTAGTGCAAAGTGCATTAATTCAACAATGATAATTCCTGCATACCATGGATGGTTAAAAGATCTTTCTGGAACTGTGTTTGGCATGACTGAATGTTATAATGGGAGAACTGTAAAAGTCTAAATACAACAATAAACTATTTACATGTTGAACATTAGGGGTTCATCACTGAAATACAGTATTATCCAGTACAAAGAAGCAAATCATTATGGCAAGGAGCACAGGGAAAGCACAAGATCTCAGGAAATCAAATACAGTCTACAAATACATCTTGATGCAAATCTAATGTTTTtacccttttctttttcacacatTATTTGTCTTTGCCGGTCGAAGATGTTTCAAATGTGGCTCAGCTTTGCATTCACAAGTGCGTCGAAGTCCAGTGATTGAATACAGAAAGTAATCCAGATACACAATGCCTCGCCTCTACTAACTACAATACCAACAACAAAGCTTTTGGAGCTCAAAGGAATTATTTACAGAGttgcacaaagacaaaaacacagttgaGACTTTGAGTGCCGAGAGGAAAAAAGGGCCAGACTCTTCATCGCTTGCTCTGTTACATAACACAAAACTGAGAGGGTCATGATCGCTCCGCGAGACGACATACGTACAGTGGTGATGGAATAGATGAACAGCTGTGGacctcctttttattttttaacaaaataaccTCCCCTGAAAACAGTCGTTGTATTGGTTTTAACCTTCTCCAccgacactttttttttaatagtggCCAATAGAAAAGGTTTCTGGTATTAACAGTGATAGCCCTCCAAATAAACTCTCAAAGCTCATCAAACTTAGCGTCATATATGCTCCTGAACCATTAGTTATAATGCCTCATTGttataataaaatagaatttttttttttgagaaagtgCAACGTTACATCTAACCTGACTAACAATGCTTTTATTAGTTATCTTTATTCATCGCTATGTAGATATTATCCCAAACACAAAAGTACTTTCAGAACTGTTAAATTCGTATTTACAATCTCCTCTCTGCTACTGTTATCATCTCCCAGCTCAGTTCACTATCCAGAAACCAACAACTGGGAGAAGGTGAGACAAGCCTTTATACAtttatacaaataaaaacatctatACATTAACGTTACAGTATCGAAAATACAAGGAGGCCCTCATAGGTACAGTACAGAATATGGCCTCTTTCCTTTAGTACTATGATCCCTTTGGGTATCTGTTAGGATTTCCACCACTAGTCAAACCCAATGCAGAATAACCAGCCATAATTAGGAAATATATTACAAATTATAAGATAGGAATGTATGGCTGAAGTTTTATAAGGCAGGAAATGTTATATTAGGGTAGGAAAATCTTTTTGGCGTCATtatcaagggaaaaaaaactatcttTCGAAGCAAGACATGCCGACTGAGGCCATCTGTTCATCCctaagttgtaaaaaaaaaaaaaaaaaaaaaaaaaagaccagggCACAAGCATCTGTGTGCGTTTGTTTGAAAGCTGCtcataaaaaatatttcaagttGTTGATTTAAGGTTTGTAACTGTGCAGACAGACAAGGTGACGTGTTTGTGGTCGTTATAGTGTAATAGCAGGGGCCTTCACAAAGACCTTATTATCCTATTTATTACAAAGTCGTCCAGTTATAGGTGCTATTTTGCCCTTTTATCAAAAAAGTGCAGCAGGGATTTTGCTTTTCTCTCCAATATGCGGTATTGCATTTCACATCTGTCCCATTTTAAACATCTTATCtataaaaacacagtgaacaaCTCCGAACATGGCAGATCCAATCACAGACATGCAGTGGCGAAGATATGCTGGTGTCACACAGGGCTCGGTGTTAGTACATGTGGCTCATGCTTTTTAACTTCACTCCCTCAGTCAAGGCTGGATGAATGTGCAGAAGACTGCGGACGGCGATGTCACGAAGCCCACAGAACCTCGCGCCGCTCACATGTTGTAAGCGACATAGATGGGATCCAGCTGGTCGGCCAGGAAGGAGTCGCGCAGATGCATGCGCTGCTTCTCCCCCCTGGAGTTGATGGGTATCACCCCCGGGTCCACGATCACCACCACACCCACGATGAGGTGGTGCTCCTCCAGGACCACGTTGGTTATCAGAGGCACCAGGTCCAGCGCGTCCTGCTCCGAGCCGCACAGCTCCgacaccaccaccagcaggttggtccatgtaaacacagcactgcgaggagaggagagagacgcaGAGTCCCACAGAGAGACCCGGTTAGCGGTGGCAGAGTgaaaggtcaggggtcacacaGGTGGAAGCTGAGTAGTTAAGAGTAGTTAGTTTTGACTTTATAAAACTGTATATATCCACAAATTCACTCACTTTATCTGAattatatccttttttttttaaaaaaaaaaatggccgctgATAATCTGCTGTAAGCTGAGATGTCAAAAGTGGAATATTACAAAGAACAAGTGTTGGGTGAGTCAGGTAATTTGCTTCAGATATTAGAAACATCCCCCACCTCTCAGCAATACTTCGGTGAGCTCGTGACACCGACGTTTCGATGTCGGTGGGATGGTAGCGCAAACCTCGCAGCTCCAAAGTCTCGTCCAGCGAGCCCACCACAAAGAGAGCGTCGTGGCGGTCTGGGCACAGGAGCACAGGGGATGTAAATTAAGTCAAGGGAAAAGTTAATCGGCCTCCTGTCGGACAACAAATGATAAAAGAGACGCAATAGATTTAAGAGCTTATTCACCTCCACTAGCGTCTAACAGCTCGGTCCTCTTCACGAAGCCCAGGTATCCGGTTCTGGCCCATAAGGTCTGCGGGTCCCCGAAGCTGAGCTTGGTGTTGAAGTGATCCGCCTGAAGACTCTCCTCTCCGTAGATGGTGTAGTAGCCACTGGCATTATGGGGGCTGTTGACCCAGATCTGACagacagaggaacacacacacacgcttttgTTTTGCTGGAGTCCCActgtgaggaggagtgtgtgttgttgttgtgttctcTCTTTCACCTCTCCAAGGTGAGAATCTCCGAGTGGGCCTCTGGTCTCTGGATTGACGATGATCACCCGAACACCTGGCAggatctgaaacacacaaataacCTGAATCCAGAGACACTGCGGGATAAACTagtaaaatatatttaactACACAATTCAGACACTGGATGTGAATACGTCTGAGGTTTCCCACCTTTCCTGACTCCATTAGAGGAAGACTCTGCGGGGCTCCTCTCTCCACCAGCCTCACTCTGAACGAACAAAAccacagataaaaaaaatttgtgaaaatattccAAATGAACGCTCAAATTACTGCATATATACAACATGTTGGTTCTGTTTATGATGTGATACATCTGCCTGGTATCGATGGCTGTTTTGTTTAGACTTCATCAGACCTCACAGAGTTCAAAGACTGATGTGTTCTCACCTGTCGTGACGCAGAGACTTCATGTCCACGTACACAGTGCACGGGTCCGGGCCGGTGGTGCCCTACAACACACAGAACGGCCGTTACTGGCTCCCACTGCAGGAATAAACCCAAGAGTGTTTCTCAGAGAGGCCGAGTGGGAGTACCTGCAGGCACACGGCCAGGTTCACCCTGGAGCCAAACGCGGTGCTGACGGCTCTGGACGAAAGCCCCAAGTCCTTAAACAGCTTGGAGAAGGAGTGTGAGAGGGCGAGGCGAGGGCGTTCCTCCGCGATCACCACACAGCTTCGCACGCACGACAGGTTCACACCGCGGGCCTGCAacgcgcccacacacacacacacaacacacacacacacacacagcggcgaTCAAACGCGTGGCTCACTGATTCATGCTTCTCTGTCGGTACGCGGAGTTCTCACCTTAAGAAGCTCGGTCTGTGTGCCCAGGCCTTTGGTGCAGAGCTCCATGACGGAGTAGGAGCAGAAGGTGTCTCTGATGCGGTACTGGCTGAGCGTGCTGAGCCACAGAGACAAGCAGCTCTCCAGCTCGAAGGGGGGAATCaggatggactggtgacctgagTAAACACTGCGAGGCCACAGAGATGAGGAGAAGGGGTcagtgcagcagagcaggagaaggCCGGAGACGCAGACTTCAGGCGGTTTACTGCACCTTGCGAGGCACCACAGCACGAAGCCCAGGCCGCAGTATGGATCCAGGCAGATGGCGATTTGGCGGGAGGAGTACAGCTCGCACTGAAGCTTTATGGAGCGACACAGTGCGCTGACCGCTGCGTGAGAGATCTggataaaaaatgaaaacattcagaatgTATTTTCTGGCAAGTTCGCCATAAATGGCTGCCAGTCGAAGTTTTCCAAAACCTCATTATTGCTTAATTAAGGTTAGTGTTTAAGTTCTCTATAATTAATGTCTGATTTGAGCTTTTTGGGAACAGGAAAGCTTGGCGGGTGTCACCTTGACACCGGTCAGCATGCCTGTAGTGGACACACTGAAGTCCAGATAGGCGATCATCTCTGCTGTGGGCGGCTTGTAGATCTGTGGAGGTCGGCGGCGAGGAAGGTCGTCTGAaaatgagagcagagcaggtttTACAGGAAACAAGAGCATTACAGAATTATAACCAACAATActgcacaaaaaataaatttatgggttttttttttgctcattatCTCATGTTGAGACAAGTTTCCAAAGCACTGACAAATTTACTGTTGGGCAGTTCTAATAAATAGCGGACTTCTTCTTCCAAACAGTTCACAATAAATGACACGAGCGTTTCCGACAGAACTGTCCACTTTATACAgcatcattacacacacaaacacacacacacacacacacacacacacacacacacacacacacacacacacacacacacacacacacacacacacacacacacacacacacacacacacacacacacacacacacacactgtgctgacTGCCCCTCAGTGCTAATGAGCCTTTTGGACTGTTCTGAATTTGCCTCCTGATAAATTCAGTAACTGGAAACAAAGTGAACTTAGTTCAGAGGacagttttctttgaatttcaaAGGTACAAAACATATTATTTATGTTTAATATAACCTGAAAAATTAGACAAAAAAGTCCTGAAATCAGGACATAGTCCTGGTTTGCGATGTGCTGCTGGTTTTAACTACAACCTGCCCCAGCCTGTTTAATCCAGCAATACATGTTTGCACCACAAGAGGGtgtattgaaaaaaaggatgagGAATAAAATGTATCTGTGCAGCACTGGACCTCAACATATATCATGGAGTGTTCATTTTACACAGCACAGTTTGATCTGAAAAGGTCTGGATCATTAAATAATTCCataataatatataaaaaaCTGCAACTGCACAGAGGATTTTTATTCTaccatttacattttcagacagaaaacatttgGCCAGTGAATACAAGTTAGTACCACTGTCACATATGGTCAGGATTCTTACCTGTGTCGATGATGGTCGGCCAGGTTTTGATGTTCACAGAGGCAGCAGCCTCTTTGGAGCGCAGGGTCCTCATGAGGTTTTGCGTCGTCAGGATACAAGCAGCTTTACTGACCTGGTGACGAACCACGAGCATCAATCATGTGAATATGAGGGCCGGCTATAAAGTATATCAAGGTAATATCGGCAAATTTTCATGTCAAAGTATTAATATCAAATGTGCTGCAAAGAATAAATCAAAGACCGAATGAGAACCTGCAGAAAAACCTcttaaaaaaagattcaaacagACAATATTGTGAAAAAACGAGCTCCTGCTTACATCAATGATCATGCGGACAGTGGGCAGCGTGGCTGCCAGGTTCTGAGGGTGCGGAGGCCTGACGTTCACGGGCACACACCCAGCGTAGAGACATCCGTAGAAGGCAGCGATCAAATCAATGCCTGAGAAAACACGGAGCGGCAGAGATCGGCatgagaggagaaggagaagcatcAGGGTGGATTTCTGTGTTTGCGGCGGTGAACCCACCCGGAGGGTAGAGCAGCACCACGTTCTCTCCGGTGTTGATGCTTCCTTTCTCCATGAGCGCCGCCGCTATCTTCTCTGCTCGCTTGTGAAGCTGGACGCAGGTCGCCGTGCCGACTGTTACCCCCTGACGGACGAGACGGAGGAACAGAACGCCGATAAGCACATCTGGACACTCGTTCACTGCTTTTAGAAATGCGTGAGAGAATAGAGAATAGAACAGAAGGTACCTTTGCGTTGAGGAGAACGTAGAGGACGTGGTCGGGGTCGGTCTGTGCCCTCCACTGGAGAGCTTCTGTCAAATACTGATGCTGTTTAttaaaatagacaaaaaaaaaaaaagtagaagcATGAACTAAAAACACCAAGAAGCGAACATTATTACAAACACATCCACGGGGGGCAAATACAGGAAGATGTGTTACGCTGATGGAACATCTTAACTCTAATAAAcctgaataataaaaaaaaagctctgctTAGAGATGCGCACTTTCATAAATAGCCGTCTTGAATAAATTACCGTTTGCCAATAAGCAAGCAACTGATGGAACACACTATGAGCCAATCCAGCTCTTAAAGTAATGGACAATAACTTAAAATGTGAAAGGTCCATCCGCAGATAAACAAGGGAGGCAGGAAGTGCATCACTAACAAAATTAAACTTGAAAACATGCACTTATGTTGCTTATATAGAAATGTAGCACAAGCACATAAATTAAAACCACAATACAGCGATTACAGCATGATCACAGTCAACACGGGTGTGGGGAACATGCCAGCCAGGCCGTCGCTCTTACCATCACAGTGGGCCACATACAGAGCTAAATCCAGGGACAGACGAgagcacagagagaggagagtccACAGGTTTCTATGAAACTGAGCTCCAGTTGAGCTTCTACCGCTGTGACCACAGCGGCAGGGGACAATCATCACATCTCACTATCTACCATCGTAACACACACGCCGAGAATACACTTTAAAAGGTATCAGGTTCAGTTAGTGGCTCGAAAGTTGCAAACCGATTATCAGAAACGTTGACTACCTTTCGGACGAGGTCCTGGTCCTCGATCATGCCGAGGTCCCTCCCAGCCGCCTGGGCGATCCTCTTCCCTGCCACCAGGTTGCCCACCATGACCGACGCAGGGCCCACGCCGACTGCCAGAGGAAACACTCAGTTCAGTCACTCCTGACCAACATGTTGTAGCCATAAAAATAAACCACGATTTGGTTGTAAaattttatataaatattaataatgacAGTTATCTGACTGAAACGCAGAGTTATAGTTTGGTCAACGCTTtcgagcgtgtgtgcgtgtgtgtgtgtgtgtcagactcacCTGGCTGCTTCTGGCGGGGCTTGGGCAGGTTGGTGACACAGGTGTGGGGGCACATCAGGATGTTACAGGGGTGCAGGCTGCCGTCCAGGAAGAACTGCTTGGTGTCGGAGATGTGGATGCCCCCCAGCGGCGTCTTGGGTAGAGTGTTGGCCGGGACCAGAGCCAGGCAGTAGAGGCCCACCTGGTGGATGCTGTCGATGGCCtgcaggagaaaacaaacatttcatttgagaTTTAATGATATTTATGAGTGCATAAAAGATTCTTTTAATAGGAAGCATGAAAAACACAcgaaggaggacgaggaggtgaTTTACCTGCAGCACTCGGCTCATCCACTGGAAGCTGTCTTCCTCGCTGGCGTCGGGCCTCTGCTCTGCCACGATCACCACCCTCTCATCGTAGAACACGgtgactgaaaacacagcgaTCCTGACCagcacaagcaaacacacattaTTCTTTTGTTAATCGCTCATCTGCTTCTAGCTTCACGTTCAGCTTCATGCCTGCTGCGTGTTTGTTGGAACATTTGCTGTGATTAAATCAGGATTCACGCTTAAAGAGGAAGTGGCCTCACCTTCCACGGTACACGGTCTTGACCGGCTCCACGGCCAGGGCGGTGGCCACCAGGTCGTCGGCGTTGTGCCTCCGCCCGCTCACCATCAGCAGACCCTCGATCTTCCCCACCACAAAGATCAAACTGCCCTgtaagggagggggagggggcacAATGCAGAAAGGTCACCATGCTGGAGGTGAGAGGAGAGCGAGTCGATCTCGCTCTGAAGAGACGGTCCGACTCACCGGGCCAACGAACCCCAGGAGTCCCGACCGTACGAAGGGGATCTCTCCGATGGGGACTCCGTTAGCGTTGACAGGGATGACCTGAACACAGACACGGGCAAAAGACAGAAGAGGTTAGAGGAAGAAGGTAGTGTGTGTCGTATACGAGGGGTTTCCCTCTGCTTCCACACCTCGAAGGTGTTCTTGGTGAGTCCGGGGAGGCCGTAGTACATGGTGCCTCCAGCACGGGAGTTGATGATTATCTCTCCTATCTCGTCTGTTTTGCACAGCTGTGGCGGACCGTCAGGCCGAACGATGCACATCAGAGctggaaaaaacacaacagcaacgtACAAAATGAGGAAAGTGACACTGAAGTTGCATTTAACATGTTGGTCCACTTTGAATATAGTATTAAAAGAGCTGAGACTTGCATGCTTTTTGGCACCAAAGCGTCAAAGTCTCGATTCTTTCCCGGCAGCAAATTGATGCCAttttgtttctgatgttttcttttttcaacccATGTGTCTCACCTCCAGGCATGACGTGTCCCACATCTTGCACAGTCAGGGCCGAGTTCTTGTCCTCCGTGTTGACCCTGATGACGCCGTGACTCAGACCCCCCATGGAGAGGATGGCTCGGGCGGGGAGGGGCGCCCCCGGGACTCCCGGCCTGCACACAGACGTCAGGCGTGTGTGAGCCATTTGCCTCCTCCATCAACCCAACTGCACCAGCAccgccatgtttttttttttttttttcccttctcagTCATTTGTGAAGGAGTTCGGTGGaacttttcagtaaaatacCTGCGAATAGCGACGGTCATGGCCTCGGGAGAGGTGGCGCAGGGACAGATGACCTCGGGCTTCAGCCCGTGAGACTGAAAGACGTTCAGGAAGGCATCGCAGGAGGACACCGACCCTGGACAGCCAGACACCGGCGGTTGAATACGTGTAATCTTTAAAGACACATCATGCTGGAGGACCACGCAGTACTCACAGGGGTTAGCACCATCTGCTACAATGAGCATCCGAAGTGAAGCCAGGCTGGTGTCTCTCTGGTCTCGATGGGCCATCATGGCCCAGTGCAGATCGCGGCACTTTACCAGAGCCACACGAGCTGCAACACAAGGAAGGAACCCATCATGTATCAAACACTGAAGTACTTTAAATGTGTCAATAGAAGCCAAGTCGAAAGGTCAGCAAGAACCACCTTTATGGATGTGAACCCTCTGAACCCAGGAGAGAGGACAGGCCTTCATGACGGCATAGGGAACGCTGATGGTGTGTATCCTGTTCATGACGGCctgcaaaacaaccacaaatgtTCAATATCAGGCTTGAGAAATTATAGGATAAAAGCAAGTTATCCTAACGT encodes:
- the dip2bb gene encoding disco-interacting protein 2 homolog B-A isoform X2; the protein is MADRGVDLSALPKEVRDQLAELDLELSEGDITQKGYEKKRTKLLAPYIIQAPAPPPQNDVRPPAPSSSSHAAPPSSSSRYRERRSRRTHRSGGTRDDRYRSDIHTEAVQAALAKHKQEKMALPMPTKRRSTYVQSPINTRTPPDSSSGSEDESSARRQSSVAAPPPSHLQSPETWANRSAQGSSTSSSASSTLSHGEAKPGQGQPQPQPQYKPQYQPLYQPHHQPQYQPQHPPQNPPQHPPQHPNQHPPQQSRAAAVTDMLAQSRIAPSENSAPPPDVTAVAPPSRGPRVDLPSNAVVRGMSRGQSRSSMMETADARGVPVNSRVSTKIQQLLNTLKRPKRPPLSEFFTDDSEEIVEVPEPDPNTPKPEGRQIIPVKGEPLGVVSNWPPALQAALARWGATQGKSPALTALDITGKPLYTLTYGKLWSRSVKLAYTLLNKLGTKNEQILKPGDRVALVYPNSDPGMFWVAFYGCLLAEVIPVPIEVPLSRKDAGISQVGFLLGSCGVGLALTSEICLKGLPKTPTGEIMQYKGWPRLKWVITDSKYLTKPSKDWQPHIPTANTDPAYIEYKASKEGTVVGVAVSKVAMLTHCQALTQACNYCEGETLVNVLDFKKEMGLWHGVLTAVMNRIHTISVPYAVMKACPLSWVQRVHIHKARVALVKCRDLHWAMMAHRDQRDTSLASLRMLIVADGANPWSVSSCDAFLNVFQSHGLKPEVICPCATSPEAMTVAIRRPGVPGAPLPARAILSMGGLSHGVIRVNTEDKNSALTVQDVGHVMPGALMCIVRPDGPPQLCKTDEIGEIIINSRAGGTMYYGLPGLTKNTFEVIPVNANGVPIGEIPFVRSGLLGFVGPGSLIFVVGKIEGLLMVSGRRHNADDLVATALAVEPVKTVYRGRIAVFSVTVFYDERVVIVAEQRPDASEEDSFQWMSRVLQAIDSIHQVGLYCLALVPANTLPKTPLGGIHISDTKQFFLDGSLHPCNILMCPHTCVTNLPKPRQKQPVGVGPASVMVGNLVAGKRIAQAAGRDLGMIEDQDLVRKLCMWPTVMHQYLTEALQWRAQTDPDHVLYVLLNAKGVTVGTATCVQLHKRAEKIAAALMEKGSINTGENVVLLYPPGIDLIAAFYGCLYAGCVPVNVRPPHPQNLAATLPTVRMIIDVSKAACILTTQNLMRTLRSKEAAASVNIKTWPTIIDTDDLPRRRPPQIYKPPTAEMIAYLDFSVSTTGMLTGVKISHAAVSALCRSIKLQCELYSSRQIAICLDPYCGLGFVLWCLASVYSGHQSILIPPFELESCLSLWLSTLSQYRIRDTFCSYSVMELCTKGLGTQTELLKARGVNLSCVRSCVVIAEERPRLALSHSFSKLFKDLGLSSRAVSTAFGSRVNLAVCLQGTTGPDPCTVYVDMKSLRHDRVRLVERGAPQSLPLMESGKILPGVRVIIVNPETRGPLGDSHLGEIWVNSPHNASGYYTIYGEESLQADHFNTKLSFGDPQTLWARTGYLGFVKRTELLDASGDRHDALFVVGSLDETLELRGLRYHPTDIETSVSRAHRSIAESAVFTWTNLLVVVSELCGSEQDALDLVPLITNVVLEEHHLIVGVVVIVDPGVIPINSRGEKQRMHLRDSFLADQLDPIYVAYNM